One genomic region from Conexibacter woesei DSM 14684 encodes:
- a CDS encoding DUF3891 family protein, producing MIVRDDLVIGQPSHAWVTSQIGRAWGNAAHPAAEPFEPMIVAAVQHDVGWVEADLAPQLNPETGRPRGFLQMPRADHLRIWSASPRWLLTQSRYAALIVSRHGTSLYDRVVPEPEQAEAIAAHLAEQRALQAVLSVGLDMEQVARNGALLRTWDAISLALCHGVMPAQAGEFSLSAGGAAGAGDGVAVRLDPWPFGRERVEIACEGRALPGTFTSEAELREAFAAAPAVALRWTLVPA from the coding sequence TTGATCGTTCGCGATGACCTCGTCATCGGCCAGCCGTCGCACGCGTGGGTGACGTCGCAGATCGGGCGCGCCTGGGGCAACGCCGCCCACCCCGCCGCCGAGCCGTTCGAGCCGATGATCGTCGCCGCCGTGCAGCACGACGTCGGCTGGGTCGAGGCCGACCTCGCGCCACAGCTCAACCCCGAGACCGGGCGTCCGCGCGGGTTCCTGCAGATGCCGCGCGCCGACCACCTGCGGATCTGGAGCGCCTCGCCGCGCTGGCTGCTCACGCAGTCCCGCTACGCGGCGCTGATCGTCTCGCGCCACGGCACGAGCCTGTACGACCGCGTCGTCCCGGAGCCCGAGCAGGCGGAGGCGATCGCCGCCCACCTCGCCGAGCAGCGCGCGCTGCAAGCCGTGCTGTCGGTCGGCCTGGACATGGAGCAGGTCGCCCGCAACGGCGCGCTGCTGAGAACGTGGGACGCGATCTCGCTCGCGCTCTGCCACGGGGTGATGCCGGCGCAGGCGGGCGAGTTCTCGTTGAGCGCGGGCGGCGCGGCGGGCGCTGGGGACGGCGTGGCCGTGCGGCTGGACCCGTGGCCGTTCGGCCGCGAGCGGGTCGAGATCGCGTGCGAGGGCCGGGCGCTGCCCGGCACCTTCACGAGCGAGGCGGAGCTGCGGGAGGCGTTCGCCGCCGCACCGGCCGTTGCGCTGCGCTGGACGCTGGTGCCGGCCTGA
- a CDS encoding GntR family transcriptional regulator: protein MATAKSPEDHAFRSIVDRHERQFRTVGDMVYEVLRESIQTGIFAPGERLRQDQLAEQLGVSRIPVRSALMQLETEGLIKVHPYRGATVAELSVDEMRENYEIRGVLEALALRKAAAAMTKKRMTALRKLADELNAVSDGEDFLRLRMAFYHELYDGDRHPQLVALIEKLRNDAGRYWLQRHVDYVSRPGERDHGKILDFLAADDVEGAVAWQQEHLQRVGARLTDLMTRAGARADG, encoded by the coding sequence ATGGCCACCGCTAAATCGCCTGAGGACCACGCCTTCCGCTCGATCGTCGATCGTCACGAGCGCCAGTTCCGCACTGTCGGCGACATGGTCTACGAGGTGCTGCGGGAGAGCATCCAGACCGGCATCTTCGCCCCCGGCGAGCGGCTGCGTCAGGACCAGCTCGCCGAGCAGCTCGGCGTCTCGCGGATCCCCGTCCGCTCGGCGCTGATGCAGCTGGAGACCGAGGGCCTGATCAAGGTCCACCCCTACCGCGGAGCGACCGTCGCGGAGCTGTCCGTCGACGAGATGCGCGAGAACTACGAGATCCGCGGCGTGCTGGAAGCGCTCGCGCTGCGCAAGGCCGCGGCCGCGATGACGAAGAAGCGGATGACCGCGCTGAGAAAGCTCGCCGACGAGCTGAACGCGGTCAGCGACGGCGAGGACTTTCTCCGCCTGCGGATGGCCTTCTACCACGAGCTCTACGACGGCGACAGACACCCGCAGCTCGTTGCGCTGATCGAGAAGCTGCGCAACGACGCGGGCCGCTACTGGCTGCAGAGACACGTCGACTACGTCAGCCGTCCCGGCGAGCGCGACCACGGCAAGATCCTCGACTTCCTCGCCGCCGACGACGTCGAGGGCGCCGTCGCGTGGCAGCAGGAGCACCTCCAGAGAGTCGGCGCGCGCCTCACCGACCTGATGACGAGAGCCGGCGCGAGAGCCGACGGCTGA
- a CDS encoding class II aldolase/adducin family protein — MSAPWRARRAALRRDRALIEAARGLEEHGLVVGTVGNVSVRDGARVRITPTKLAYDRLRPYDLVTVDLAGRRWEGRRHPSRELALHLAIYRARGDVQAIVHAHGTHAAAWSFLGVPLEPAIEESAYYGIGPVAVSRHAPAGSGELGRTAARALGRSSAALLGGHGLVAVGADPARALLVARVVEHHAQVAWLLRGEGRSAGAGEGLRVPERRMRESTNGHDSAGTTGVSDILRR, encoded by the coding sequence GTGAGCGCGCCGTGGCGCGCCCGCCGCGCCGCGCTGCGCCGCGACCGCGCGCTGATCGAGGCGGCGCGCGGGCTGGAGGAGCACGGCCTCGTCGTCGGGACGGTCGGCAACGTCAGCGTCCGCGACGGCGCGCGCGTCCGGATCACGCCGACCAAGCTGGCCTACGACCGCCTGCGTCCGTACGACCTCGTCACCGTCGACCTCGCCGGCAGGCGCTGGGAGGGCCGGCGCCACCCGTCGCGCGAGCTGGCGCTCCACCTCGCGATCTACCGCGCGCGCGGGGACGTGCAGGCGATCGTCCACGCCCACGGCACGCACGCCGCGGCGTGGAGCTTCCTCGGCGTCCCGCTGGAGCCGGCGATCGAGGAGTCGGCCTATTACGGCATCGGCCCGGTCGCCGTCTCACGGCACGCGCCGGCCGGCAGCGGGGAACTGGGCCGGACCGCTGCGCGGGCGCTCGGCAGGTCGTCCGCCGCGCTGCTCGGCGGCCACGGGCTCGTCGCCGTCGGGGCCGACCCGGCCCGCGCGCTGCTCGTCGCCCGCGTCGTCGAGCACCACGCCCAGGTCGCCTGGCTGCTGCGTGGGGAGGGCCGTTCGGCTGGCGCGGGGGAGGGGCTGCGCGTGCCGGAGAGACGTATGAGAGAGTCCACGAACGGTCACGATTCGGCCGGTACCACCGGAGTATCCGATATCCTGAGGCGCTGA
- the cofH gene encoding 5-amino-6-(D-ribitylamino)uracil--L-tyrosine 4-hydroxyphenyl transferase CofH, translated as MRRRVTYSRNVTLSLSRTCVSHCKYCAFATHQPHLHEPAAVEQLLDRAMRRRVKELLVLTGDDPGYHPGVREKLAGLGFATFVDYVVWCCERALERGLLPHTNLGALGREDLAKLREVTASQGLMLESTRPDLVAHQGSPTKEPRLRLATIDAAGELRIPFTSGILVGIGEEPSDRLDALAALAASHERYGHIQEVILQNFVPHRRYHGEEPAEIADEASEAYWRTGLGTHPSLPLPRWATAVTIDDMVELVTAARALMPDVGIQVPPNLADWWPQLVAAGATDLGGLSANGDHISPEHPFPSPHQVRKRLQQDGAALTERLCVYPQYIDGDWLDQGVMDVVKLKYWSFIPRRGSGRRQDRPIHAELVSGAIEKGRDGVALSEDELTALFAETRPEAVEEIRAAADELRAELAGDLVTFVVNRNINISNVCIVGCAFCGFGQGKRSPDAYEHDEPDFVRRIHDALEYGATELCIQSGIHPDWDFDEYLRWLRVAKRTAPDIHLHAYSPMEIAHMQDISGLPLSEVFARLRDAGLGSTPGTAAEVLHDGVRERISPNKLPVARWVEIIEASHAAGLRSTSTVMFGHIEEPWELAEHMRVIRELQERTGGITEFVPLSFIPFQTLLGRTHGVEEISREENLKHTAVFRLALGRSIRNVQASWVKMGLETATEALRWGVNDLGGTLMEESISRLAGSQHGTKLDPEQLISAAHAAGRPAAERSTLYEIRREHRLVVDACV; from the coding sequence ATGCGACGCCGAGTGACCTACTCGCGCAACGTGACGCTGTCGCTGTCGCGCACGTGCGTGTCCCATTGCAAGTACTGCGCGTTCGCGACGCATCAGCCGCACCTGCACGAGCCGGCGGCGGTCGAGCAGCTGCTCGACCGCGCGATGCGCCGTCGCGTCAAGGAGCTGCTGGTGCTGACCGGCGACGACCCCGGCTACCACCCGGGCGTGCGTGAGAAGCTGGCAGGGCTCGGCTTCGCGACGTTCGTCGACTATGTCGTCTGGTGCTGCGAGCGGGCGCTCGAGCGCGGGCTGCTGCCGCACACGAACCTCGGTGCGCTGGGGCGCGAGGACCTGGCGAAGCTGCGCGAGGTGACCGCGTCCCAGGGGCTGATGCTGGAGTCGACCCGGCCCGACCTCGTCGCGCACCAGGGCTCGCCGACGAAGGAACCGAGACTGCGTCTCGCGACGATCGACGCCGCGGGCGAGCTGAGAATCCCGTTCACGAGCGGGATCCTCGTCGGCATCGGGGAGGAGCCGTCCGACCGGCTCGACGCGCTCGCTGCGCTCGCCGCGTCACACGAGCGTTACGGTCACATCCAGGAGGTCATCCTCCAGAACTTCGTCCCTCACCGCAGATACCACGGCGAGGAGCCGGCCGAGATCGCCGACGAGGCCTCCGAGGCGTACTGGCGCACGGGGCTCGGGACGCACCCGTCGCTGCCGCTGCCGCGCTGGGCGACCGCGGTGACGATCGACGACATGGTCGAGCTGGTCACCGCCGCTCGCGCGCTGATGCCGGACGTCGGCATCCAGGTGCCGCCGAACCTGGCGGACTGGTGGCCGCAGCTGGTCGCGGCGGGTGCGACGGATCTTGGTGGTCTCTCCGCGAATGGCGATCACATCTCTCCGGAGCATCCGTTCCCGTCGCCGCATCAGGTGCGCAAGAGATTGCAACAGGACGGCGCAGCTCTGACCGAGCGCTTGTGCGTCTATCCGCAGTACATCGACGGGGACTGGTTGGACCAGGGCGTGATGGACGTGGTGAAGCTGAAGTATTGGAGCTTCATCCCACGTCGCGGCTCTGGCCGCCGGCAGGACCGTCCGATCCACGCCGAGCTGGTCTCGGGTGCGATCGAGAAGGGCCGCGACGGTGTCGCGCTCAGCGAGGACGAGCTGACCGCGTTGTTCGCGGAGACGCGTCCGGAAGCGGTTGAGGAGATTCGTGCGGCGGCGGATGAGTTGCGTGCGGAGTTGGCGGGCGATCTGGTGACGTTCGTGGTGAATCGCAACATCAACATCTCGAACGTCTGCATCGTCGGGTGTGCGTTCTGCGGCTTCGGGCAGGGCAAACGGTCTCCGGACGCCTACGAGCACGATGAGCCGGATTTCGTCCGTCGTATCCATGACGCGTTGGAGTACGGCGCGACGGAGCTGTGCATCCAGTCGGGCATCCACCCCGACTGGGATTTCGACGAGTACCTGCGCTGGTTGCGGGTCGCGAAGCGGACCGCGCCCGACATCCACCTCCACGCGTACAGTCCGATGGAGATCGCGCACATGCAGGACATCTCGGGGTTGCCGCTCTCCGAGGTGTTCGCTCGCCTCCGTGATGCCGGTCTCGGGTCGACGCCCGGTACGGCTGCTGAGGTGTTGCATGACGGTGTGCGTGAGCGGATCTCGCCGAACAAGTTGCCGGTTGCGCGGTGGGTGGAGATCATCGAGGCGTCGCATGCGGCGGGGTTGCGCTCGACGTCGACGGTGATGTTTGGTCATATCGAGGAGCCGTGGGAGTTGGCGGAGCACATGCGTGTGATCCGTGAGTTGCAGGAGCGCACCGGCGGTATCACCGAGTTCGTTCCGCTCTCTTTCATTCCGTTTCAGACGTTGCTCGGTCGCACGCATGGGGTTGAGGAGATCAGTCGTGAGGAGAATCTGAAGCACACGGCGGTGTTCCGTTTGGCGTTGGGGCGTTCTATTCGGAATGTGCAGGCGTCGTGGGTGAAGATGGGGTTGGAGACGGCGACTGAGGCGTTGCGGTGGGGTGTGAATGATCTTGGTGGGACGTTGATGGAGGAGTCGATCAGCCGCCTGGCAGGAAGCCAGCATGGGACCAAGCTCGACCCGGAGCAGTTGATCTCCGCGGCGCACGCGGCGGGCCGGCCAGCGGCCGAACGCTCCACCCTCTACGAGATCCGGCGCGAGCATCGGCTGGTGGTGGACGCGTGCGTGTGA
- a CDS encoding Glu/Leu/Phe/Val family dehydrogenase, with the protein MLHQSSSDPTGPSDGAGGAAPPAVAGAGAALAAGGDDAGGAAHVAVGAGAGVSGAATVAAACDAVGAAAAGAGAGGSGATVAAASDVGAGVSGAATAAAVGDAGDAPRDSAGSRPRGPWATALEQLARASELLSLDEGMHEMLRLPRRSIEVAVPVRLDDGRVRTFSGYRVQHSLTRGPGKGGLRYHPGVTLDEVRALAMLMTWKCALVDIPFGGAKGGITCDPKTMTVPELERMTRRYASEIAPLIGPDRDIMAPDMNTGEREMAWIMDTYSTALGYTVGPSVTGKPVTVGGSPQRRGATGAGMAECVRLASDHAKLDGPVRIAVAGYGNVGRTTAELLTADPRFVLVGLSDVSGARYAPDGLPVAEIGDELDAGRDVATLSSGTPLDRDALLTCACDVLVPASVPAVLHAGNAGAISARIVVEGANGPITGEADEILTRRGVTVVPDILANAGGVIVSYFEWAQGLQAMPWTPAWVSERMVEMMRAAFAAVVAESDRRELTLRDAALCLGVQRVADAHTARGLYP; encoded by the coding sequence GTGCTGCACCAGAGTTCGAGCGATCCGACGGGTCCGAGCGACGGCGCGGGCGGAGCGGCACCGCCCGCGGTGGCCGGCGCCGGCGCAGCGCTCGCGGCCGGCGGCGACGACGCGGGCGGAGCGGCGCACGTAGCCGTGGGCGCAGGCGCGGGCGTGAGCGGCGCAGCGACGGTAGCGGCGGCCTGCGACGCGGTGGGCGCGGCGGCGGCCGGAGCGGGCGCGGGCGGCAGCGGCGCGACGGTCGCGGCGGCCTCCGACGTCGGCGCGGGCGTCAGCGGCGCAGCGACGGCAGCGGCGGTCGGTGACGCGGGCGACGCGCCACGCGACAGCGCGGGCTCGAGGCCGCGCGGGCCGTGGGCGACGGCGCTGGAGCAGCTCGCCCGCGCAAGCGAGCTGCTGTCCCTCGACGAGGGGATGCACGAGATGCTCCGCCTCCCGCGCCGCTCGATCGAGGTCGCGGTGCCGGTGCGGCTCGACGACGGCCGCGTGCGGACGTTCTCCGGCTATCGCGTCCAGCACAGCCTCACGCGCGGTCCCGGCAAGGGCGGCTTGCGGTACCACCCCGGCGTCACGCTCGACGAGGTGCGGGCGCTGGCGATGCTGATGACGTGGAAGTGCGCGCTCGTCGACATCCCGTTCGGCGGCGCGAAGGGCGGGATCACCTGCGACCCGAAGACGATGACCGTCCCGGAGCTGGAGCGGATGACGCGCCGCTACGCGAGCGAGATCGCCCCCTTGATCGGGCCCGACCGCGACATCATGGCGCCGGACATGAACACCGGCGAGCGCGAGATGGCGTGGATCATGGACACGTACTCGACCGCGCTCGGCTACACCGTCGGCCCGTCGGTAACCGGCAAGCCCGTGACCGTCGGCGGCTCGCCCCAACGCCGCGGCGCGACCGGTGCCGGGATGGCCGAGTGCGTCCGCCTCGCCAGCGACCACGCGAAGCTCGACGGCCCGGTGCGGATCGCGGTCGCCGGCTACGGCAACGTCGGCCGCACGACCGCCGAGCTGCTCACCGCCGACCCGCGCTTCGTGCTCGTCGGCCTCAGCGACGTCAGCGGCGCGCGCTACGCGCCCGATGGCCTGCCCGTCGCCGAGATCGGCGACGAGCTGGACGCCGGCCGCGACGTCGCCACCCTCTCCAGCGGCACGCCACTCGACCGTGACGCGCTCCTCACCTGCGCCTGCGACGTCCTCGTCCCGGCGTCGGTGCCGGCCGTGCTGCACGCCGGCAACGCCGGCGCGATCTCGGCGCGGATCGTCGTCGAGGGCGCCAACGGGCCGATCACCGGCGAGGCCGACGAGATCCTGACGCGCCGCGGCGTGACGGTCGTCCCCGACATCCTCGCCAACGCCGGCGGCGTGATCGTCAGCTACTTCGAGTGGGCCCAGGGCCTCCAGGCGATGCCGTGGACGCCCGCCTGGGTCTCCGAGCGAATGGTCGAGATGATGCGCGCCGCGTTCGCGGCGGTCGTCGCCGAGAGCGACCGGCGCGAGCTGACGCTGCGCGACGCGGCGCTCTGCCTCGGCGTGCAGCGCGTCGCCGACGCGCACACCGCGCGCGGCCTGTACCCCTGA
- a CDS encoding MFS transporter — protein sequence MQGVRARLAIATAAAVGILYGVQGLTAALPSVQTEFGVSDTALALFTAAYMLPAVVFAIPLGWLADTLGRRRVFVVAAVLFSVAGGAQAWAPDYETLLALRFVQGIGFGALMPLTVTLIGDALRGAQQLRAQASRQVAMTLGEFAMPLIGAALLAISWRAPLAAQFVLLLLAVGGALVLDDEHEPGGSSRAYARVLTGAVRGPGMGGVLIAGFLRFWCKFALLTYAPTLLIQERGASPLEAALVVSVASLVAAVSGTQAVRVLRRVPASRLLATAIVMSGAGLVAIAIAPSWQLALAASVLFGVGDGWLMVMQNSIVTEAAPPAVRAGLIGVNSMVRNAGKLAAPLAIGAIVLVAPLSLALVAVAGTAWALVPVVARAREFDDVLGGHVRKDDDGA from the coding sequence ATGCAGGGCGTTCGCGCGCGGCTCGCGATCGCGACCGCGGCGGCGGTCGGCATCCTCTACGGCGTCCAGGGGCTGACGGCGGCGCTGCCGAGCGTGCAGACGGAGTTCGGGGTCTCCGACACCGCGCTCGCGCTCTTCACGGCGGCGTACATGCTGCCCGCGGTCGTCTTCGCGATACCGCTCGGCTGGCTCGCCGACACGCTCGGCCGCCGGCGCGTCTTCGTCGTCGCGGCGGTGCTGTTCAGCGTCGCCGGCGGGGCGCAGGCGTGGGCGCCGGACTACGAGACGCTGCTCGCGCTGCGGTTCGTGCAGGGCATCGGCTTCGGCGCGCTGATGCCGCTGACGGTGACGCTGATCGGCGACGCGCTGCGTGGTGCGCAGCAGCTGCGCGCGCAGGCGTCACGGCAGGTCGCGATGACGCTCGGCGAGTTCGCGATGCCGCTGATCGGTGCGGCGCTGCTCGCGATCTCGTGGAGAGCGCCGCTCGCCGCGCAGTTCGTCCTGTTGCTGCTCGCGGTCGGCGGGGCGCTCGTGCTCGACGACGAGCACGAGCCAGGTGGGTCCTCGCGCGCGTACGCGCGCGTGCTGACCGGTGCGGTGCGCGGGCCGGGGATGGGCGGCGTGCTGATCGCCGGCTTCCTGCGCTTCTGGTGCAAGTTCGCGCTGCTGACGTACGCGCCGACGCTCCTGATCCAGGAGCGTGGTGCCTCGCCGCTGGAGGCCGCGCTGGTCGTCAGCGTCGCGTCGCTCGTCGCGGCGGTCTCGGGCACGCAGGCGGTGCGTGTCCTGCGCCGCGTCCCGGCCTCGCGCCTGCTCGCGACCGCGATCGTGATGAGCGGCGCCGGGCTGGTCGCGATCGCGATCGCCCCGAGCTGGCAGCTCGCGCTGGCGGCGTCGGTGCTGTTCGGCGTCGGCGACGGCTGGCTGATGGTGATGCAGAACTCGATCGTCACCGAGGCGGCGCCCCCGGCGGTCCGGGCGGGATTGATCGGCGTCAACAGCATGGTGCGCAACGCCGGCAAGCTCGCCGCGCCGCTCGCGATCGGCGCGATCGTGCTCGTCGCGCCGCTGTCACTCGCGCTCGTCGCCGTCGCCGGGACAGCATGGGCGCTCGTCCCCGTCGTCGCCCGCGCCCGGGAGTTCGACGATGTCCTCGGCGGCCACGTGCGCAAGGACGACGACGGCGCATAG
- a CDS encoding aldehyde dehydrogenase family protein: MAPPSRASSAESTVPAGTGAASGGAAPAGAGAASGGAAPAGTGAASGGAAPAGAAAASGGAAPAGAGARPAWPWNDGPASPWIGGRFVAGAGATIEDRSPATGALLAEVQLADAGQVDEAVAAATAAQREWARRSIRERAELIEQLADRLLERNEDFGLTDARDTGSPLTAMRNGARKGALYLKQLAGAALELQGRTVPASTGGWHVVKPEPYGVVGAIAAFNHPTLYACLKSGPALIAGNAVVLKPAEQAPLTALLFASLTDGLLPPGLLAVLPAAAEASAAITTHRDVQRISFTGSVEVALKIQEGIARAGRIKSVSLELGGKNPILVFPDADLDEAAAAVVRGMNYTRVQGQSCGSTSRLLAHESLVAPLTERILERVEKIAIGMPEDPATEMGSLISHAHRERVLGFVARAVAAGGELLAGGTPPEDPALAAGAFLKPTVIGGVRPDMELAAEEVYGPVLAIMSWREEAEAIELANATEYGLTASIWTRDLSRALRTADALATGYIWVNDVETRYTGVPFGGWKQSGVGTEQGLLADIMQATRPKAINIAVS, from the coding sequence GTGGCACCACCCAGCCGAGCGTCGTCCGCCGAGTCCACCGTGCCGGCCGGAACCGGAGCCGCCTCGGGCGGAGCCGCGCCTGCGGGAGCCGGAGCCGCCTCGGGCGGAGCCGCGCCTGCGGGAACCGGAGCCGCCTCGGGCGGAGCCGCGCCTGCGGGGGCCGCAGCCGCCTCGGGCGGAGCCGCGCCTGCGGGAGCCGGAGCGCGCCCCGCGTGGCCGTGGAACGACGGGCCCGCGTCGCCCTGGATCGGCGGTCGCTTCGTCGCCGGCGCCGGCGCCACGATCGAGGACCGCTCGCCCGCGACCGGCGCGCTGCTCGCCGAGGTCCAGCTCGCCGACGCCGGCCAGGTCGACGAGGCCGTCGCCGCCGCGACCGCCGCTCAGCGCGAGTGGGCGCGCCGCTCGATCCGCGAGCGCGCCGAGCTGATCGAGCAGCTCGCCGACCGGCTGCTGGAGCGCAACGAGGACTTCGGCCTCACCGACGCGCGCGACACCGGCAGCCCGCTGACGGCGATGCGCAACGGCGCCAGAAAGGGCGCGCTCTACCTCAAGCAGCTCGCCGGCGCGGCGCTGGAGCTGCAGGGCCGCACCGTCCCCGCCTCGACCGGCGGCTGGCACGTCGTCAAGCCCGAGCCGTACGGGGTCGTCGGGGCGATCGCGGCGTTCAACCACCCCACCCTCTACGCATGCCTCAAGAGCGGCCCGGCGTTGATCGCGGGCAACGCCGTCGTGCTCAAGCCCGCCGAGCAGGCGCCGCTGACAGCACTGCTGTTCGCCTCGCTGACCGACGGTCTGCTGCCGCCCGGCCTGCTCGCCGTGCTGCCCGCCGCCGCCGAGGCGAGCGCCGCGATCACGACCCACCGCGACGTGCAGCGGATCTCGTTCACCGGCTCGGTCGAGGTCGCGCTCAAGATCCAGGAGGGGATCGCGCGCGCCGGCCGGATCAAGAGCGTCTCGCTGGAGCTGGGCGGCAAGAACCCGATCCTCGTCTTCCCCGACGCCGACCTCGACGAGGCCGCCGCGGCCGTCGTGCGCGGCATGAACTACACGCGCGTGCAGGGCCAGAGCTGCGGCTCGACCTCGCGCCTGCTCGCGCACGAGAGCCTCGTCGCGCCGCTGACCGAGCGGATCCTGGAGCGCGTCGAGAAGATCGCGATCGGCATGCCGGAGGACCCGGCGACCGAGATGGGCAGCCTGATCTCCCACGCCCACCGCGAGCGCGTGCTCGGCTTCGTCGCGCGCGCCGTCGCGGCCGGCGGCGAGCTGCTCGCCGGCGGCACGCCGCCCGAGGACCCCGCACTGGCCGCCGGCGCGTTCCTGAAGCCGACCGTGATCGGCGGCGTCCGCCCCGACATGGAGCTGGCCGCCGAGGAGGTCTACGGGCCGGTGCTCGCGATCATGAGCTGGCGCGAGGAGGCCGAGGCGATCGAGCTGGCGAACGCGACCGAGTACGGCCTGACCGCGAGCATCTGGACGCGCGACCTGTCGCGCGCGCTGCGAACGGCCGACGCGCTCGCGACCGGCTACATCTGGGTCAACGACGTCGAGACGCGCTACACCGGCGTGCCGTTCGGCGGCTGGAAGCAGTCGGGCGTCGGGACCGAGCAGGGCCTGCTCGCCGACATCATGCAGGCGACCCGCCCGAAGGCGATCAACATCGCGGTCAGCTGA
- a CDS encoding ABC transporter permease has product MATSVRATRAGRGLRGWVGDNQRLTGILLRTMSIVVLLLVWEWYGSDPDHFATPPPSDVFPAMWDGITSGRLIEATLGTLTTVFTGVGISIVLGVALGLAIALFPWARNTIDPLIDAAYAMPVTMLIPVIGVYTGLDFRGRVFIVITYVLLVIVMSTATGVRDVPRDLMETGRAFGLRGRALWRAVVLPSASSHIASGVATGVARGMRGAVTAELLLIASDLGALILESGAILDTRAMLAAIVWTLLMGYVLYSGALAVERRALRWRSIGHGA; this is encoded by the coding sequence ATGGCGACTAGCGTGCGTGCGACTCGCGCGGGGCGCGGCCTGCGCGGCTGGGTCGGCGACAACCAGCGGCTGACGGGCATCCTGCTGCGGACGATGTCGATCGTCGTGCTGCTGCTCGTGTGGGAGTGGTACGGCTCCGATCCCGACCACTTCGCGACGCCGCCGCCGAGCGACGTCTTCCCGGCGATGTGGGACGGGATCACGAGCGGCAGACTGATCGAGGCGACGCTCGGCACGCTGACGACGGTCTTCACCGGCGTCGGCATCTCGATCGTGCTCGGCGTCGCGCTCGGGCTCGCGATCGCGCTGTTCCCGTGGGCGCGCAACACGATCGACCCGCTGATCGACGCCGCCTACGCGATGCCGGTGACGATGCTGATCCCGGTGATCGGCGTCTACACCGGTCTCGACTTCCGCGGCCGCGTCTTCATCGTCATCACGTACGTGCTGCTCGTGATCGTGATGTCGACCGCGACCGGCGTGCGCGACGTGCCGAGAGACCTGATGGAGACCGGTCGCGCGTTCGGGCTCAGAGGGCGCGCGCTGTGGCGCGCGGTCGTGCTGCCGTCGGCGTCGTCGCACATCGCCTCGGGCGTCGCGACCGGCGTCGCGCGCGGCATGCGTGGCGCGGTCACCGCAGAGCTGCTGCTGATCGCGTCCGACCTCGGCGCGCTGATCCTCGAGTCGGGGGCGATCCTCGACACGAGAGCGATGCTCGCCGCGATCGTCTGGACGTTGCTGATGGGCTACGTGCTCTACTCGGGCGCGCTGGCGGTCGAGCGCCGCGCGCTGCGCTGGCGCAGCATCGGCCACGGCGCGTGA
- a CDS encoding ABC transporter permease, which produces MTARLRRATDDKWVQRAIVWSALLLLYELAAIAAGPFYLPRLGDIAGGFVEIVEDGRIPTLLASLEHLLIGFLLAAAVGIPIGLAMGRSIVVDHVVGMYVRGLFVTSLAAILPLLIIILDVGFRFRIAVVFLFSVFFIIVNTAAGARAVSEQLLITARAFAVKPLRRFVTVVLPASLPYVFLGLRLGIANAFTGMVLAELWVSRGTGAVLEGLGQNRDLPPFFALVILVTLLAALSAQSIRWTEQRLMPWAKEVRHGD; this is translated from the coding sequence GTGACCGCCCGGCTGCGCCGCGCGACCGACGACAAGTGGGTCCAGCGCGCGATCGTCTGGAGCGCGCTGCTGCTGCTCTACGAGCTGGCGGCGATCGCGGCCGGGCCGTTCTACCTGCCGCGCCTGGGCGACATCGCCGGCGGCTTCGTCGAGATCGTCGAGGACGGGCGGATCCCGACGCTGCTGGCGTCGCTTGAGCACCTGCTGATCGGCTTCCTGCTGGCGGCCGCGGTCGGCATCCCGATCGGGCTCGCGATGGGCCGCTCGATCGTCGTCGACCACGTCGTCGGCATGTACGTGCGCGGGCTGTTCGTGACCTCGCTGGCGGCGATCCTGCCGCTGCTGATCATCATCCTCGACGTCGGCTTCCGCTTCCGCATCGCCGTCGTCTTCCTCTTCTCCGTCTTCTTCATCATCGTCAACACGGCAGCCGGTGCACGGGCGGTGTCCGAGCAGCTGCTGATCACCGCGCGGGCGTTCGCGGTCAAGCCGCTGAGACGGTTCGTCACGGTCGTGCTGCCGGCGTCGCTGCCGTACGTCTTCCTGGGCCTGCGGCTCGGGATCGCGAACGCGTTCACCGGCATGGTGCTCGCGGAGCTGTGGGTCTCGCGCGGCACCGGCGCTGTGCTGGAGGGGCTCGGACAGAACCGCGACCTGCCGCCGTTCTTCGCGCTCGTGATCCTCGTCACGCTGCTGGCCGCGCTGTCGGCGCAGTCGATCCGCTGGACCGAGCAGCGGCTGATGCCGTGGGCGAAGGAGGTGCGACATGGCGACTAG